GAGTTCGGCTTCGCCACTGCGCCTCTGGTCGCCATGGGCTGCATCATGATGCGCAAGTGCCACCTGAACACGTGCCCGGTGGGCATCGCCACCCAGGACCCGGTGCTCCGCCAGCGGTTCCAGGGACAGCCCGAGCACCTCATCAACTTCTTCTTCTTTGTCGCCGAGCAGGTGCGCGAGTGGATGGCACGCATGGGCTTCCGCACCTTCGACGAGATGATCGGCCGGGTCGACATGCTGGAGATGCGCGCCGCCCTCGATCACTGGAAGGCCCGCGGTCTCGACTTCTCCACTATGCTTTACAACCCGGTGGTACCGGAGCGGGTGGCGCGCCGCTGTGTGCAGCCCCAGGACCACGGCCTTGGCCAGGCGCTCGACCACCAGCTCATCGCCACGTGCCAGGCCGCCCTGGAGACCAAGACTCCGGTGGTCATCCAGCTGCCCATCCGCAATGTGCACCGCACCGTCGGCAGCATGCTCAGCGGCGAGATTGCGCGCCGCTACGGCTCGCAGGGACTGCCCGACGACACCATCCGCTGCGAGTTCCGCGGCTCTGCCGGACAGAGCTTTGGCGCCTTTCTCGCCAAAGGCGTGACTCTCGCGCTCGAAGGCGACGCCAACGATTATGTGGGCAAGGGCCTTTCCGGCGGAAAGCTGGCAGTGATCGCGCCCAAAGGCTCGGGGTTCCAGCCGGAAGACAGCATCATCATCGGCAACGTCGCTCTCTACGGTGCGACCAGCGGGGAAGCGTACTTCAACGGGGTCGCCGGCGAGCGCTTTGCGGTGCGCAATTCGGGCGCCAGCGCGGTCGTCGAAGGACTCGGCGACCACGGCTGCGAGTACATGACTCGCGGGCTGGTGGCCGTGCTCGGCAAATGCGGCCGCAATTTCGCCGCCGGGATGAACGGCGGCATCGCCTACGTCTTTGACGAACGCGGGGACTTTGCCGCCAAGCGCTGCAACCTGGGTGCGGTGGACCTGGAGCCGGTTCTGGAAGCTCCCGATGTGCAGAACCTCCGCAGCCTCATCTCCCGCCATGTCGAGGCCACCGGCAGCTCGCGCGGGCGCTTGATCCTCGAAAACTTCGACGAGCTATTGCCGCGCTTCGTGAAGGTCTTCCCCCACGAGTACAAGCGAGTGCTCGGCATCCCGCGCAGCGGCTCCGTGTATGTGCCCGGACAGGTCCTGACGCCTCCCGCGTCGGCGCAGGAGGTGCCGCGTGGGTAAGGTCAGCGGATTCTTGGAATACACCCGCGAACTGCCGCAGCGCCGTCCCGTCCCCCAGCGCATCAACGACTGGTTCGAGATCTACCAGGACTTCCCCGAGGACAAGGCGCGCACCCAGGGCGCCCGCTGCATGGATTGCGGCGTCCCCTTCTGCCATACCGGATGCCCGCTCAACAACGTCATCCCCGACTGGAACGACCTGGTGTACCGCGGGCGCTGGAAGGAAGCGGTGCGCCATCTTCACGCCACCAACAATTTCCCCGAGTTCACCGGCCGGCTTTGTCCCGCGCCCTGCGAAGCTTCCTGCGTTCTCGGCATCAACCAGCCTCCGGTCACCATCAAGAACATCGAGAAGGAGATCGTGGACCGCGGCTTCCGCGAGGGCTGGATCCGTCCCGAGCCTCCCACGTTCCGCACCGGCAAGAAGGTGGCCGTAGTCGGCTCCGGGCCCGCCGGTCTGGCGGCCGCGCAGCAACTCTGCCGTGCCGGACACTGGGTCTTCGTGTACGAGAAATCGGACCGCATCGGCGGCCTGCTGCGCTACGGCATCCCCAACTTCAAGATGGAGAAGCACCTCATCGACCGCCGCGTCGAGCAGATGACCGCCGAGGGCGTGCAGTTCGTCACCAATGCGCACGTCGGCGCAAGCGTTCCGGTGGAAGATCTGCGCGAGCAGTTCGACGCCATCCTGCTCGCCGGTGGAGCGCAGCAGTCGCGCGACCTGCCGGTTCCCGGACGGGAGTTGAACGGCATCCACTTCGCCATGGAGTTCCTGCCCCAGCAGAACCGGCGTTGCCTGGGCGATACCATCGAGGAAAAGGAGATTCTCGCCACCGGCAAGGGTGTGGTCATCATCGGCGGCGGCGATACCGGCGCCGATTGCCTCGGAACCGCCCTGCGCCAGGGGGCCGCCTCGGTCCATCAGTTCGAGATCATGCCAATGCCGCCCCAGGAGCGCTCTCCGCAGACGCCCTGGCCGCTCTGGCCCATGCAGTTGCGCTCTGAGAGTTCGCATGAGGAAGGCGGCACGCGCGAGTGGAGCATCGCCACCACCTCCTTCAGCGGTGACGAGCAGGGAAATGTGAAGCGCCTGCACGGTGTGCGGGTGGGCCCGCCACCGGACTTTCAGCCCATCGCCGGCACCGAATTTACAGTGGATGCCGATCTGGTTCTGCTCGCCATGGGCTTCACCGGCCCCATCCGCACCGGGATGATCGACAAGCTCGGCGTCCAGCTGGATGCTCGCGGCAACGTGGCCTGTAATGCCCAGCACATGTCGTCGGTGCCCGGGGTCTTCGCTGCCGGCGACATGCGCCGCGGGCAATCGTTGGTCGTGTGGGCCATCGCCGAGGGGCGCAGCGCCGCCCGTGGCATCGACGCATTCCTGCATGCGGGATCAAAACGGACCGTACCCGCCGCGATCCCCTAGACTTCCTGCGGTTTTGCGCCGCAACAGTCATATAATCGCGGCATCGCTCCATGGACTTCGACCAACTAGTGACGTTCATCGAGGTCGCCAAGCTGGGCAGCTTCTCGCGCGCCGGCGAAAAAGTGTTTCGCTCGCAGTCCGCGGTCAGCGCCCAGATCCGCCAGCTGGAGCAGGACTACGGCGAGCGGCTCCTCGACCGCGCCGGCAAGACCGTGCGGCTGACCCCGGCCGGCGAGGTGCTGTTCGAGTACGCGCAGCGCCTGCTCACCCTGCGCAACGAATCCATGCGCGCCGTCGCCGACCAGGGCACCACGCCCCGCGGCATCCTCGCCGTCGGCGCCAACGAGGCCACCTGCCTCTACGTATTGCCCGAGGTCTTCTCCGAGTACCACCGCCGCTTTCCGGCGGTGCAGATCAGCATCTACCGCAATTTCAGCCGCAAGATACTGGAGCGCGTGGAGGAAGGCTCGCTCGACGTCGGGATTGTCACTCTTCCGGTGAAGTCGAACAGCCTGAAGGTGCATCCCATCTTCCGCGACCGCCTCATGCTGATGACCAGCGCCGACAATCCCCTGGGCCAGAAGCACTCGGTCACCATCGCCGAGATCGCCGAGCACCCCCTCATCTTCCCCAAGACCGGATTCACCCGCCACGCGCTCGACAAGCTCTTCCGGCCCTACCATTCACGGCTGCGCGTGACCATGGAGCTGCCCAGTGTGGGCATGATCAAGAGCTTCGTCGCTGCCGGCCTGGGCGTGTCCCTGATCAGCGAGACCTTCGTGAAGGAGGAGGTCCGCAACGGGACGTGCCGCGTGGTTGAGATCGCCGACACCGAGCTGAAGCGCCAGCTCGGCCTCATCTACCGCCGCGACCGCAGCCTGCCCCGCGCCGCCACCGCCTTCATCGCCCTCATCCGGGAACGCGCGGCGGTCAAGACCGCTCACGCCACATAGGCCAACACCCCCTCCCCCCACCCTCGATATGTTGATCTAAAGGAGTTAGGGGCGGAGGTATGTGGGATATGTCGGTAGCTAGTAGCTGGTAGCTAGTAGCTAGGGCCGGAGGAGGCGGACAGATGCACGAGATTTCAAAGAGCAGAGGCTGCGCGGGGCAGCGGCGGGCGCAAGGGCCGCTACAACCAGAGTAGCAAATCGCGCAATTGTGGATTTGGGGGTCCAGAAAGCGAACTGCAGTGGAATCAGTGAGTTGCTGGAGGTGCAAAAGTGGGGCTTGCTATTGCTGAAAGCTATAATTGAGACGGCTAAGTAATTGGATCCTAAGGGTTTGGCGGGCCGTAGAGGAAGTTGAGACGAAAGAAGAAAATGAACAAAAAATCTTCTTATATGGTGGTGCCATCACCCTGTGTCCCGCTCTACTGTGCCTTGGTGATCTTCTCCTGCAGTTTACGCCGTGGGCTACTTTCAGACACCCGCTCACGAGGGGTTGGGCGCCCACCGATTCAGCAGCTGCCCATACGAGCAAAAGCGGCTTGGCAAGTACTATCGGGCTTAGCCCGAGAAAGCGACCGTGAACTGACTAAGGGATCGAAGGAACCTGTTGCTGCAAAGCCTCGACTCGCACCGTATCGTCAACTGATCGCGTCCTGCCAAGGACGCGATAACTTCCCGAGATGTGAATAGTTCTTGGCAACCGCTTCGGTGCGAACATTTGTTTTGCTAAGGGGAATCCATAGTTGAGCGCTGCCGAGACGAGAATCAAGTTGATTGTGCTGTGCTTGGGAAACCTATCGCACAAGATTCTGATACCAGTTGGGCGGTCCATATTTATGCTGACCGGTGCTGGAAAACGGAACGGTTTACCCTCGTTGTCCACGCCTTCAAGCCACATTTCAGCTTGTGGTTTGCCCTCCAGGGACAAATTAACTCCAGGAATCCCGGACAATTGGGCTGCCTGGAATACGGTTATGTCTGGATTGACCTGAATATCCACATCCTTGTAGTCGTTAGCAGTGCTATTAGTAAGGCTTAACCTCACGTCAACATAATGCTCTGGATCCCTCCACTCGACTCCGGGAGCTATAACTGTGCCCTTGGGATAGTTACCCAAATCGGCTATTACATACGGTTCTATCGGTGCGGGAACAAAGACAAGGGTAACAGAGATGAATGCTGCAAATGCGAGTGGCAAAACCGCGACTATACGGACGGCCTGGCCTGGCTTAAGATCAACCCACAAGTGGTAAGCGAGCAGTATGCAACTCGCGTATAGGGCTACGATGCCGAGCCAATAAAGGGCTGGGACAACCTCCGTTAGAATAAACGCGATTCCAACACTGAGGAGAATCGCAGCGACATCCAGCCCGTATTTCTTTGTCTCGATTTTGGTGTTAGCAGCCTTCTGAATGTCAGCAATGAACCGTCGGCGTGCCTCGATCTGCCTACCCCGCTCTTTTCTAGTGAGCTTCCTTGCGGGGCCCTCTCCGATAATTTCTTCGGGGACTCGATTTTCTGTACTGTCTTCGTCCACGATGACGCACACCTCCTCGGGAAGCGAACCCTCTTACATTACAGGCACTCTGAACGACGCCTCACGGCTGCCTGGGCAGCAAGCCTCGGGCTTTCAGGATGGTATTTATGGCTGCAATGTTTTGTAGCGCGTTGTCCTCTACCTCTTCTCCCACCATAAAGTGCTGATAGAAGTACGTGTCAAAATCGGCGGCACGCTTCGTTTCGGGATAATCGTCCCACGACTTGTAAGCGTAAACGAGCGCATGGTGGGTGGCCCACCCTTTCGCCTGGGGTTGGCGAAGGGTGGGGCAGAATCATGCACGTCTGGTCTTTTCTCGCGGAACAATTCCCATTCTTTCGCGCTTATTCGCCGTCCATTCGGACTCGATCTCAACCGTCCCTTCGATACCCGTCAGATAGTGGGGGTAGCTGCTCCAGGGCCAGTCCTCCGGATTCCGGACCATCTTCCGCCGCACCGGGTTGCGGTGCAT
This DNA window, taken from Terriglobales bacterium, encodes the following:
- a CDS encoding glutamate synthase subunit beta, whose amino-acid sequence is MGKVSGFLEYTRELPQRRPVPQRINDWFEIYQDFPEDKARTQGARCMDCGVPFCHTGCPLNNVIPDWNDLVYRGRWKEAVRHLHATNNFPEFTGRLCPAPCEASCVLGINQPPVTIKNIEKEIVDRGFREGWIRPEPPTFRTGKKVAVVGSGPAGLAAAQQLCRAGHWVFVYEKSDRIGGLLRYGIPNFKMEKHLIDRRVEQMTAEGVQFVTNAHVGASVPVEDLREQFDAILLAGGAQQSRDLPVPGRELNGIHFAMEFLPQQNRRCLGDTIEEKEILATGKGVVIIGGGDTGADCLGTALRQGAASVHQFEIMPMPPQERSPQTPWPLWPMQLRSESSHEEGGTREWSIATTSFSGDEQGNVKRLHGVRVGPPPDFQPIAGTEFTVDADLVLLAMGFTGPIRTGMIDKLGVQLDARGNVACNAQHMSSVPGVFAAGDMRRGQSLVVWAIAEGRSAARGIDAFLHAGSKRTVPAAIP
- a CDS encoding LysR family transcriptional regulator, which translates into the protein MDFDQLVTFIEVAKLGSFSRAGEKVFRSQSAVSAQIRQLEQDYGERLLDRAGKTVRLTPAGEVLFEYAQRLLTLRNESMRAVADQGTTPRGILAVGANEATCLYVLPEVFSEYHRRFPAVQISIYRNFSRKILERVEEGSLDVGIVTLPVKSNSLKVHPIFRDRLMLMTSADNPLGQKHSVTIAEIAEHPLIFPKTGFTRHALDKLFRPYHSRLRVTMELPSVGMIKSFVAAGLGVSLISETFVKEEVRNGTCRVVEIADTELKRQLGLIYRRDRSLPRAATAFIALIRERAAVKTAHAT